A window of the Bacteroides thetaiotaomicron VPI-5482 genome harbors these coding sequences:
- a CDS encoding carbohydrate-binding family 9-like protein — protein sequence MKVKKISSANVEACSLPKLFDEEKIDFQPVQCVNWAEYPYKPKVSFRIAHTKDSILLHFKVREESVRAKYGEDNGSVWTDSCVEFFSVPASDGIYYNIECNCIGTILIGAGPARNGREHAPKEVTALVQRWSSLGNEPFEERVDDTTWEVALIIPYAAFFKHQIQSLDGKEVKANFYKCGDELQTPHFLSWNPIKIEKPDFHRPDFFGTLEFE from the coding sequence ATGAAAGTAAAGAAAATTAGTTCTGCTAATGTAGAGGCTTGTTCGCTTCCTAAATTATTTGATGAGGAAAAGATAGATTTCCAGCCGGTTCAGTGTGTCAACTGGGCTGAATATCCTTACAAGCCAAAAGTAAGTTTCCGGATTGCGCATACCAAAGATTCTATTCTGTTGCACTTCAAAGTCAGAGAAGAAAGTGTACGTGCCAAGTATGGAGAAGACAATGGATCTGTATGGACTGATTCCTGTGTGGAGTTTTTCTCTGTTCCGGCCAGTGACGGAATCTATTATAATATAGAATGTAACTGCATCGGAACGATTCTGATCGGTGCCGGACCAGCCCGTAACGGTCGGGAACACGCTCCGAAAGAAGTGACGGCTCTCGTGCAGCGTTGGTCCAGTCTGGGCAATGAACCCTTCGAAGAACGTGTGGACGATACGACTTGGGAAGTAGCCTTGATTATTCCTTATGCTGCATTCTTCAAGCATCAGATACAGTCACTGGATGGAAAGGAAGTTAAAGCGAATTTCTATAAATGCGGGGATGAACTGCAAACCCCTCACTTCCTGTCATGGAATCCGATAAAGATTGAGAAACCGGACTTCCATCGTCCCGACTTCTTCGGTACGCTGGAGTTTGAATAA
- a CDS encoding efflux transporter outer membrane subunit → MKKQILYMLCATALLSSCHIYKSYDRPEDITASGLYRDPAADNDTLASDTTNFGNLPWREVFTDPQLQSLIEQGLKQNTDLLSAALNVKAAEASLMSARLAYAPSIGLSPQGTISSFDKNAATKTYSLPVTASWQVDLFGQLLNSKRNAQVTLKQTKAYRQAVQTQVIANIANMYYTLLMLDRQLEITQATAEVLKRNAETVQALSERSTYTSAALAQSKAAYAQVVASIPDIEQSIRETENALSTFLGEAPHAIKRGVLEAQALPEELSAGIPLQLLSNRPDVKAAEMSLASCYYNTNSARAAFYPQITLSGSAGWTNSAGSAIINPGKLLASAIGSLTQPLFYRGTNIARLKAAKAQEEQAKLSFQQTLYNAGSEVSNALSLYQNTSKKAESRQMQVESAKKASEDTKELFNLGTSTYLEVLSAQQSYLSAQISQVSDCFDKMQAVVSLYQALGGGRED, encoded by the coding sequence ATGAAGAAACAGATTCTATATATGTTGTGTGCAACTGCTCTCCTGAGCAGCTGCCACATCTATAAGTCGTATGACAGACCCGAAGATATTACCGCTTCCGGCCTGTATCGTGATCCGGCAGCGGACAATGATACATTAGCTTCGGATACCACCAACTTCGGTAACCTGCCGTGGAGAGAAGTCTTCACCGACCCACAGCTCCAGTCTCTCATCGAACAGGGACTGAAACAAAACACTGACCTCCTTTCCGCTGCATTGAACGTCAAAGCGGCAGAAGCGTCTCTGATGTCAGCCCGACTGGCTTATGCACCGTCCATCGGTTTGTCTCCACAGGGAACAATCAGCAGTTTTGACAAGAACGCAGCAACTAAAACGTACTCATTGCCGGTTACTGCCAGTTGGCAAGTAGACCTGTTCGGGCAACTGCTGAACTCCAAACGAAATGCACAAGTCACCCTGAAACAGACAAAGGCTTATCGCCAGGCTGTACAGACACAAGTTATTGCCAACATTGCCAACATGTATTATACCTTGCTTATGCTCGACCGCCAGCTGGAGATCACTCAGGCTACGGCTGAGGTACTGAAACGTAATGCTGAAACCGTACAGGCACTTTCGGAAAGATCGACCTACACATCTGCCGCTTTAGCACAAAGCAAAGCTGCCTATGCACAAGTAGTGGCTTCCATCCCCGACATCGAGCAGAGCATCCGCGAAACGGAAAATGCCCTGTCTACCTTCTTGGGAGAAGCTCCGCACGCGATCAAACGTGGTGTACTGGAAGCACAGGCACTTCCTGAGGAACTTTCCGCAGGGATTCCTTTGCAGTTGTTATCTAACCGTCCGGACGTAAAAGCAGCCGAAATGTCTTTGGCAAGCTGCTATTATAATACGAACTCTGCCCGTGCCGCTTTCTATCCGCAGATCACTCTCAGCGGTTCTGCCGGATGGACAAACAGTGCAGGTTCCGCCATTATCAATCCGGGTAAGTTACTGGCTTCCGCTATCGGTTCACTGACTCAGCCATTGTTCTACCGTGGTACGAATATCGCCCGCCTGAAAGCAGCGAAAGCACAGGAAGAACAAGCTAAATTATCTTTCCAGCAAACATTGTACAATGCCGGAAGCGAAGTCAGCAATGCGCTAAGTTTATACCAAAACACCAGTAAAAAGGCTGAATCCCGCCAAATGCAGGTAGAATCTGCCAAGAAAGCTTCGGAAGATACAAAAGAATTGTTTAACTTAGGGACGTCAACCTATCTGGAAGTATTGTCGGCACAGCAATCTTATCTGAGCGCACAGATTTCTCAGGTTTCCGACTGTTTCGACAAGATGCAGGCTGTGGTCAGCCTCTACCAGGCATTAGGCGGTGGAAGAGAAGATTAA
- a CDS encoding sulfatase family protein — translation MKNVSRLLPLLPGIALLTGCNQKVQKDNGQNSQKPNIIYIFADDLGIGDLSCYGATKVSTPHIDRLAGQGVQFTNAYATSATSTPSRFGLLTGMYPWRQENTGIAPGNSELIIDTACVTMADMLKEAGYATGVVGKWHLGLGPKGGTDFNGHITPNAQSIGFDYEFVIPATVDRVPCVFVENGHVVGLDPNDPITVNYEHKVGDWPTGEENPELVKLKPSQGHNNTIINGIPRIGWMTGGKSALWKDEDIADIITNKAKSFIVSHKEEPFFLYMGTQDVHVPRVPHPRFAGKSGLGTRGDVILQLDWTIGEIMNTLDSLQLTDNTILIFTSDNGPVIDDGYQDQAFERLNGHTPMGIYRGGKYSAYEAGTRIPFIVRWPAKVKPNKQQALFSQIDIFASLAALLKQPLPEDAAPDSQEHLNTLLGKDYTSREYIVQQNLNNTLAIVKGQWKYIEPSDAPAIEYWTKMELGNDRHPQLYDLSADPSEKNNVAKQHPEVVRELSELLESVKTR, via the coding sequence ATGAAGAATGTCTCACGTTTACTACCGCTATTGCCCGGTATAGCCCTGCTGACCGGATGCAATCAGAAAGTACAAAAAGACAACGGACAAAACTCACAAAAGCCTAACATTATTTATATATTCGCGGACGACCTTGGCATAGGTGACCTTAGCTGCTACGGAGCGACAAAGGTCAGTACTCCCCATATCGACCGCCTTGCCGGACAGGGCGTACAGTTCACCAACGCCTATGCAACTTCCGCCACCAGTACCCCTTCCCGCTTCGGACTCCTGACAGGCATGTACCCGTGGCGACAGGAGAACACAGGCATCGCCCCCGGAAACTCGGAACTAATCATCGACACCGCCTGCGTCACCATGGCCGATATGCTGAAAGAAGCAGGTTACGCCACCGGAGTTGTCGGCAAATGGCATCTTGGACTCGGTCCGAAGGGAGGCACCGACTTCAACGGCCACATCACCCCCAACGCCCAAAGTATCGGCTTCGACTACGAGTTCGTGATTCCGGCAACCGTAGACCGTGTCCCCTGTGTATTCGTCGAGAACGGACACGTGGTAGGACTCGACCCGAACGACCCGATCACAGTGAACTACGAGCATAAAGTAGGCGACTGGCCTACAGGCGAAGAGAACCCGGAACTCGTAAAACTAAAACCCAGTCAGGGACATAACAATACGATAATCAACGGCATCCCCCGCATCGGCTGGATGACCGGAGGTAAGTCCGCTCTCTGGAAAGACGAGGACATCGCCGACATCATCACCAATAAAGCAAAAAGCTTCATCGTCTCCCATAAGGAAGAACCTTTCTTCTTATATATGGGTACGCAGGACGTACACGTACCGCGCGTCCCACATCCCCGCTTCGCCGGGAAAAGCGGTCTGGGAACCCGCGGAGACGTAATCCTGCAACTCGACTGGACCATCGGAGAGATCATGAACACCCTCGACAGCCTCCAGCTGACGGACAACACCATCCTGATATTCACCAGCGACAATGGCCCCGTCATCGACGACGGCTACCAGGACCAAGCCTTTGAACGTCTCAACGGACATACCCCGATGGGTATTTACCGTGGTGGAAAGTACAGCGCTTACGAAGCCGGAACCCGCATTCCGTTCATCGTCCGCTGGCCTGCCAAAGTGAAGCCGAACAAGCAACAGGCTCTCTTCTCACAAATCGATATCTTTGCCTCACTTGCCGCTTTACTGAAACAACCGCTTCCGGAAGACGCAGCTCCTGACAGTCAGGAACATCTGAACACGCTTCTGGGAAAAGACTACACCAGTCGTGAATACATCGTACAGCAAAATCTCAATAATACGCTCGCCATCGTGAAAGGACAATGGAAGTACATCGAACCGAGTGACGCCCCCGCCATCGAATACTGGACAAAAATGGAACTGGGCAATGACAGGCATCCCCAGCTGTACGATTTATCCGCCGATCCATCGGAGAAAAACAATGTAGCGAAACAGCATCCGGAAGTTGTCAGGGAGCTGTCCGAACTGCTTGAATCGGTAAAGACAAGATAA
- the lpxA gene encoding acyl-ACP--UDP-N-acetylglucosamine O-acyltransferase, with translation MISPLAYVDPEAKLGKNVTVLPFAYIEKDVEIGDDCTIMSYASILKGTKMGKGNKIHQNAVLGAEPQDFHYTGEESSLIIGDNNDIRENVVISRATFAGNATRIGNGNYLMDKVHLCHDVQISNNCVVGIGTTIAGECSLDDCVILSGNVTLHQYCHIGSWTLVQSGCRISKDVPPYVIMSGNPVAYHGVNAVVLSQHHNTSERILRHIANAYRLIYQGNFSVQDAVQKIIDQVPMSEEIENIVNFVKGSERGIVK, from the coding sequence ATGATTAGTCCGTTAGCTTACGTAGACCCCGAAGCGAAATTAGGCAAGAATGTAACTGTCTTGCCTTTCGCCTACATCGAGAAAGATGTGGAAATCGGCGATGACTGTACCATCATGTCATACGCCAGTATCCTGAAAGGTACAAAAATGGGGAAAGGAAACAAAATACATCAGAATGCTGTCCTGGGAGCAGAACCGCAAGACTTTCACTATACAGGGGAAGAAAGCAGTCTGATCATCGGAGACAATAACGATATCCGTGAGAATGTAGTAATCAGCCGTGCCACTTTTGCAGGAAATGCTACCAGAATTGGAAACGGGAACTACCTGATGGATAAGGTACACCTTTGCCATGATGTGCAGATCAGCAATAATTGTGTGGTAGGAATAGGTACTACAATTGCAGGAGAATGCTCATTAGATGATTGTGTGATCCTAAGCGGCAACGTAACGTTGCACCAATATTGTCACATTGGTAGCTGGACACTTGTACAAAGCGGATGCCGCATCTCCAAAGATGTTCCTCCCTACGTAATTATGTCCGGCAATCCTGTTGCCTATCATGGAGTGAATGCAGTCGTTCTGTCACAGCATCACAATACGTCGGAAAGAATCCTTCGTCATATTGCCAATGCTTACCGGTTGATCTATCAAGGTAATTTCAGTGTTCAGGATGCTGTCCAGAAGATTATCGATCAGGTTCCGATGAGTGAAGAAATCGAGAATATCGTGAATTTCGTAAAAGGTTCGGAACGTGGGATTGTGAAATAG
- a CDS encoding hybrid sensor histidine kinase/response regulator transcription factor, producing MRKTILLFLLFLSVTAVRTLGQNITFSHLTTDDGLSQFSVNSLYIDERGIIWIGTREGLNRYNGNDIKSFKLKKNDPNSLFSNTVLRITGNKNGKVYLLCTDGVAEFDMTTQRFKTLLQGNVDAIYYNEKLYIGKREEVFVFNENTNNFDLYYHLAGKDINLSCLHLDEKKNLWMGTTSNGVYCLSDDKQLSQPITKGNIASIYEDSSKELWIGSWEEGLYRIRTNGTIDNFRHDPKNPNSICSDFVRSCCEDNLGNLWIGTFHGLNRYDKSTGQFQLYTANDNKPDGLTHSSIWCIVKDEQGTLWLGTYFGGVNYFNPEYEIYTRYKVGDTEKEGLSSPIVGRMTEDKDGNLWICTEGGGVNVYNRKNNTYRWYRHEEGKNSISHNNVKAIYYDRTEEIMWIGTHLGGLNKLDLRTNRFTVYRMKAGDPTTLPSDIVRDIVPYEDKLIIATQNGVCLFNPATGTCEHLFKDTKEGRNIGMVASLYIDKDETLWVSATGEGVYSYRFDTGKLTHYAHNPSIPNTLSNNNVNNIMQDSNGNLWFSTSGSGLDRYRKESNDFENFDMQKDGLSSDCIYEVFESSIQKGDLLLITNQGFSQFDYPQKKFYNYGTENGFPLTAVNENALFVTHDGEVFLGGIQGMISFWEKKLHFTPKSYSIILSRLLVNGKEITAGDDTGILEQSIAYTPEISLKADQSMFSIEYATSNFIPANRNEIVYRLEGFSDEWNHTDRKQTLITYTNLNPGKYTLVIKSDGDGIEEARLLIRVLPPWYETWWAYLIYTICTVSLLWYLIQNYNSRIKLRESLKYEKKHIEDLEALNQSKLRFFTNISHEFRTPLTLIVGQVETLLQVQTFTPNIYHKILGIYKNSLQLRELITELLDFRKQEQGHMKIKVSRHNLVNFLYENYLLFLEYASSKQINFKFNKQSDDIEVWYDQKQMQKVVNNLLSNALKHTKAEDTISINVSQEDKYVIIEIKDTGTGIAAAEIDKIFDRFYQTERLDSLNTGAGTGIGLALTKGIIELHHGTIRVESEPGKGSRFIITLKSGNQHFTEEQIIRDNADANIQQPPETIVPTVEILPDSEWKEEDNKRIEDAKMLIVEDNESIKQMLVGIFETFYQVTTASDGVEALDIIQKDMPSIILSDVVMPRMSGTELCKQVKTDFNTCHIPVVLLTARTAVEHNIEGLKIGADDYITKPFNTNLLISRCNNLVNSRRLLQEKFSKQPQAFAQMLATNPMDKEMLDRAMAIIEQHLDNTDFNVNIFAREMGMARTNLFTKLKAVTGQTPNDFILSIRLKKGAVMLRNNPELNITEISDRIGFSSSRYFSKCFKEIYHVSPLAYRKGEEKEEEGNEETDQ from the coding sequence GTGAGAAAAACAATCCTTTTATTTCTGCTATTTTTAAGCGTAACTGCTGTCCGTACGTTAGGACAAAATATTACTTTCAGCCATTTGACCACAGATGACGGACTTTCCCAGTTTTCCGTCAACAGCCTGTACATTGACGAACGGGGCATTATATGGATAGGTACGCGCGAAGGGCTGAACCGTTATAACGGTAACGATATCAAAAGTTTCAAGCTCAAGAAGAATGATCCGAACAGTCTGTTCAGCAATACCGTACTCCGTATCACAGGTAATAAGAACGGGAAGGTTTACCTGCTTTGCACCGACGGTGTAGCCGAATTTGACATGACCACTCAACGATTCAAAACCCTACTGCAAGGCAATGTGGACGCTATCTACTACAACGAAAAACTATATATCGGAAAAAGAGAAGAAGTATTCGTTTTCAACGAGAACACGAACAACTTCGACCTTTACTACCACCTTGCCGGGAAAGACATTAACCTATCCTGCCTCCATCTGGACGAGAAGAAAAACCTGTGGATGGGAACCACCAGCAATGGTGTTTACTGCCTGTCGGACGACAAGCAACTCTCTCAGCCCATCACGAAAGGAAACATAGCCAGCATCTACGAAGACTCATCCAAAGAACTGTGGATTGGCAGCTGGGAGGAAGGGCTCTACCGTATCCGCACAAACGGCACTATCGACAACTTCCGCCACGACCCGAAGAATCCGAACAGTATATGTTCCGATTTTGTCAGAAGCTGCTGTGAAGATAATCTGGGAAATCTATGGATCGGAACTTTCCACGGCTTGAACCGCTACGACAAAAGCACAGGACAGTTCCAACTTTATACCGCCAATGACAACAAACCCGACGGACTCACCCACTCTTCCATCTGGTGTATCGTGAAAGACGAACAGGGAACCCTATGGCTGGGAACTTACTTTGGCGGCGTCAACTACTTCAATCCGGAATATGAAATCTATACCCGCTATAAAGTGGGAGACACGGAGAAAGAAGGATTAAGCAGTCCCATCGTCGGCAGAATGACGGAAGACAAAGACGGTAACTTATGGATCTGCACCGAAGGCGGTGGCGTGAACGTCTACAACCGGAAAAACAATACTTATCGCTGGTACCGCCACGAAGAAGGCAAGAACAGTATCTCGCACAACAACGTCAAGGCAATCTATTACGACCGGACAGAGGAGATTATGTGGATCGGCACACACTTGGGAGGACTGAACAAACTCGACCTGCGCACCAACCGCTTTACCGTTTACCGGATGAAAGCGGGCGACCCGACCACACTGCCCTCGGACATTGTACGCGACATCGTGCCCTACGAAGACAAACTGATCATCGCCACACAAAATGGAGTCTGCCTTTTCAATCCGGCAACGGGCACCTGTGAACATCTTTTCAAGGATACCAAAGAAGGCAGAAATATCGGTATGGTGGCCAGCCTCTACATCGACAAGGATGAAACGCTATGGGTTTCCGCTACCGGAGAGGGCGTATATTCTTACCGCTTCGACACCGGCAAGCTCACCCACTATGCACACAATCCCTCCATTCCGAACACTCTCAGCAACAACAATGTCAACAACATCATGCAAGACAGCAACGGCAACCTGTGGTTCTCCACTTCCGGAAGCGGGCTCGACCGTTACCGCAAGGAGAGCAACGACTTCGAAAACTTCGACATGCAGAAAGACGGACTATCCAGCGACTGTATCTACGAAGTATTCGAATCGTCCATACAAAAGGGAGACTTGCTGCTGATTACCAATCAGGGATTCTCCCAGTTTGACTATCCGCAAAAGAAGTTTTACAACTACGGTACAGAGAACGGATTCCCGCTGACTGCCGTCAACGAAAACGCATTGTTCGTAACGCATGACGGAGAAGTATTTCTAGGCGGCATCCAAGGCATGATTTCTTTCTGGGAAAAGAAACTGCACTTTACGCCCAAGTCCTACAGCATCATCCTTTCCCGCCTGCTGGTCAACGGAAAGGAGATCACTGCCGGAGACGACACCGGCATCTTGGAACAGTCCATCGCCTATACACCGGAAATCAGCCTGAAAGCCGACCAATCCATGTTCAGCATAGAATACGCCACTTCCAACTTCATCCCTGCCAACAGGAATGAAATCGTCTACCGCCTCGAAGGTTTCTCCGACGAATGGAATCACACCGACCGCAAACAGACGCTTATCACTTATACCAACCTGAATCCGGGCAAATATACGCTCGTCATCAAGTCGGACGGAGACGGTATCGAAGAAGCCCGACTACTGATCCGTGTATTACCGCCTTGGTATGAGACATGGTGGGCTTATCTGATTTACACCATTTGTACCGTCAGTCTGTTATGGTATCTCATTCAGAACTACAATTCCCGCATCAAACTGCGTGAGTCACTGAAATATGAAAAGAAGCACATCGAAGACCTCGAAGCATTAAACCAATCCAAGCTGCGCTTCTTTACCAACATCTCCCACGAATTCCGCACTCCGCTGACGTTGATCGTAGGACAGGTAGAAACGCTGTTGCAAGTACAGACATTCACACCTAATATTTATCACAAGATATTGGGAATTTACAAAAACAGCCTCCAACTGCGTGAACTAATTACGGAACTGCTCGACTTCCGCAAGCAGGAACAAGGGCACATGAAAATCAAAGTCAGCCGACATAATCTGGTGAACTTCCTGTACGAGAATTATCTGTTATTCCTTGAATACGCCAGCAGCAAGCAAATCAATTTCAAGTTCAACAAGCAGTCGGATGATATTGAAGTATGGTACGACCAGAAGCAGATGCAGAAGGTAGTGAACAATCTGCTGTCCAACGCATTGAAGCATACGAAAGCGGAAGATACCATCTCCATCAACGTATCGCAGGAGGATAAATACGTCATTATCGAGATCAAAGACACGGGAACAGGCATTGCCGCCGCCGAGATCGACAAGATATTCGACCGTTTCTACCAGACCGAACGCCTCGACTCGCTGAATACCGGAGCCGGCACAGGCATCGGACTGGCGTTGACAAAAGGTATCATCGAACTTCATCACGGAACCATCCGTGTAGAGAGCGAACCGGGCAAGGGAAGCCGTTTTATCATTACGTTGAAATCGGGCAACCAGCACTTTACTGAGGAACAAATCATACGGGACAATGCCGACGCCAACATTCAGCAACCACCGGAAACAATCGTTCCAACCGTAGAAATACTGCCCGACTCCGAATGGAAGGAGGAAGATAATAAACGCATCGAAGATGCGAAAATGCTGATAGTGGAAGACAACGAATCCATCAAACAAATGCTGGTAGGTATCTTCGAAACATTCTATCAGGTCACCACCGCTTCCGATGGTGTAGAGGCATTGGATATCATACAGAAAGATATGCCAAGCATCATACTGAGTGACGTTGTCATGCCACGTATGTCGGGTACGGAACTCTGTAAACAGGTCAAGACGGACTTCAACACCTGTCACATTCCGGTAGTACTACTGACGGCACGCACAGCCGTGGAACACAACATTGAAGGATTAAAAATCGGTGCGGACGATTATATCACCAAGCCGTTCAACACCAATCTCCTGATCTCCCGTTGCAACAATCTGGTGAACTCACGGCGGTTGCTACAGGAGAAATTCAGCAAACAGCCACAGGCTTTTGCCCAGATGCTTGCCACCAACCCGATGGATAAAGAAATGCTGGATCGTGCCATGGCCATCATCGAACAGCACTTGGATAATACGGACTTTAACGTCAACATCTTCGCCCGTGAAATGGGGATGGCACGTACCAATCTGTTCACGAAGCTGAAAGCCGTCACCGGTCAGACACCGAACGACTTTATATTAAGTATCCGTCTCAAGAAAGGAGCCGTCATGCTGCGGAACAATCCGGAGCTGAACATTACGGAGATTTCCGACCGCATCGGTTTCTCTTCTTCCCGCTATTTCAGTAAATGCTTTAAGGAGATTTATCACGTCAGTCCGCTTGCCTACCGCAAGGGTGAAGAAAAAGAGGAAGAAGGGAACGAAGAAACGGATCAATAA